One window of the Epinephelus moara isolate mb chromosome 24, YSFRI_EMoa_1.0, whole genome shotgun sequence genome contains the following:
- the sycp1 gene encoding synaptonemal complex protein 1, translating into MDRDRGFNFKLLVPPRVNNMNTAQVSAVRPQEVVEKSGDFTNTSQQVCSKYFEKEQSMPLPKTNVVTLTKPTRQDNTKVKVVPPMEKGKSNCNPGQLYSVLFDEVDKIKSWKVKVDSDTVQKERKLQDNKRTIETQRKVIQELQFGHESLSVKLEEQISENEDLRKKNCATRNLCNVLKDTLQHSAERVHLFESEREETHGLFMENSRSIQKLIEAFETLRIQAEADQQEMRKAKEGLLQFDDLKEKYHQGYNMKEKEVAELQTKIKDKENELQTLLLDLHETQEHCKQLQDATSEQNELLRSSKNAQESLLQKLQTTEQRCKETEKNHEATAAMLEQSKEEYAEMIRNKDLRLQELSRVKNQQAEKLEQIQTTIQELQDSLAVEIQRAKELEDKLEANNEELERRNTLLGESMEQSAKRDGQIKILEDELDKKSQSIESMKVKIDVTEVRVEELTAELSRKTEEAQLFKDEAEAAFVENDRLKKACEAAEKAQEDLKEKSTVIEIRVQQLEGQLSTEVKKNEENTLQMEQLRKDISQHKVQYKELLSNFNELQSEKTAIQQQFESGSSNIKAIEANMKVSEEKAVKLSREIQGLEEENLSLREEVNTIKSKTQGKYQETETLQKKIEGTCKELQEKITEKENWIKSMETKLCNLRKKFEGKLKAQEEYLKENKMLKKQMAKGTAKSSQLETVIHSLQEELQNLERLNEDDRQKLLQDLESKSTFAAELENEVQTLRSTAAEAIKNKEDTELKCQHKIADMVALMEKHKGQYDRMVEEKDAELDEIKKKEMEAVAHRKSLELALTKQKTDNDQLKQQLKTELVEKDNMQKELTELKKEMPSVKINQLSEARNKQSPTSNENQGRFSETPKERSSKRHIFHFSKAMTVSSHSKDDGSAAVMKKAEDGEWIQDTESITTSRGTTAKTNEIHNEELKTPRHVTNRVGRTSQIKSYRIRTPPAAEKAAQWKKSTIELDPKSDSSDQNDLLTFASTPAPNSSTSHYKLNIYKKIKSPVTHKSPGNSLKLAAVKRMRDAGWTAVTGCDKKKKTTSEKIFG; encoded by the exons ATGGACAGAGACCGAGGCTTTAACTTCAAACTGTTGGTACCTCCCCGGGTGAATAACATGAATACCGCACAGGTATCTGCTGTTCGACCTCAGGAAGTCGTTGAAAAAAGTGGTGATTTCACCAATACTTCGCAACAG GTTTGCAGTAAATATTTTGAGAAAGAGCAGAGCATGCCATTACCCAAGACAAATGTGGTGACACTAACCAAACCAACCAGACAAG ACAATACCAAGGTGAAAGTCGTGCCACCAATGGAAAAAGGCAAG AGTAATTGCAATCCTGGACAGCTTTATTCTGTGCTGTTTGATGAAGTGGACAAAATTAAGAGCTGGAAGGTCAAGGTAGACTCCGACACTGTGCAAAAGGAAAGGAAACTCCAAGACAACAAAAGAACAATTGAAACTCAGCGCAAAGTCATTCAGGAACTGCAG TTTGGACATGAAAGTCTCAGCGTAAAACTGGAGGAACAGATCAGTGAAAATGAGGATTTGAGGAAGAA AAACTGCGCAACAAGGAACTTGTGTAATGTACTGAAAGATACTCTGCAACACTCAGCTGAGAGAGTGCATCTAT TTGAATCTGAAAGAGAAGAAACACATGGTCTCTTTATGGAAAACAGTCGAAGTATTCAG aaaCTGATAGAAGCATTTGAAACCCTTCGCATTCAAGCAGAAGCTGATCAGCAAGAGATGCGGAAAG CCAAAGAGGGCTTGCTGCAATTTGATGATCTCAAAGAGAAATATCATCAAGGATATAATATGAAGGAGAAAGAG gTTGCAGAACTTCAAACGAAAATTAAGGATAAGGAAAACGAGCTACAAACACTCCTGCTTGACCTCCATGAAACCCAGGAGCACTGCAAACAACTTCAGGATGCAACAA GTGAACAGAATGAACTTCTCAGAAGCTCAAAAAACGCTCAGGAATCCCTCCTTCAAAAACTGCAAACCACAGAGCAGCGCTGTAAAGAAACTGAG AAAAATCATGAAGCTACTGCTGCAATGCTGGAACAAAGTAAAGAAGAATATGCAGAGATGATTCGAAACAAAGACTTACGCCTGCAGGAGCTCAGCAGAGTTAAAAATCAACAAGCAGAGAAGCTGGAGCAGATTCAGACAACCATTCAGGAGCTACAGGATTCACTAGCCGTAGAAATACAGAG GGCCAAGGAGCTTGAGGATAAACTCGAGGCGAACAACGAGGAACTTGAAAGGAGAAACACACTTTTGG GAGAGAGCATGGAGCAGAGTGCAAAGAGGGATGGGCAGATCAAAATCCTTGAAGATGAATTG GACAAAAAATCTCAGTCCATTGAGTCCATGAAGGTTAAGATAGACGTCACTGAAGTCAGAGTGGAGGAACTCACAGCTGAGCTTTCAAGGAAAACCGAAGAAGCCCAGCTATTTAAG GATGAAGCAGAGGCTGCCTTTGTGGAAAATGACCGACTGAAAAAGGCTTGTGAAGCTGCTGAAAAGGCACAAGAAgatttaaaggagaagtccacAGTGATCGAG ATCAGAGTGCAGCAGCTGGAGGGTCAACTGTCTACTGAAGTgaagaaaaatgaagaaaacaccCTTCAGATGGAACAACTGAGAAAAGACATCTCACAGCATAA AGTACAGTACAAAGAGCTATTATCCAACTTTAATGAGCTGCAGTCTGAGAAGACAGCcattcagcagcagtttgagaGCGGATCCTCCAATATAAAAGCCATTGAGGCAAATATGAAG GTGAGTGAGGAGAAGGCTGTGAAGCTCTCAAGAGAAATTCAAGGACTGGAAGAAGAAAACCTCAGTTTACG AGAGGAAGTAAACACCATTAAAAGCAAAACCCAGGGGAAATATCAGGAAACTGAGACTCTGCAGAAGAAAATTGAAGGAACT TGTAAAGAGCTGCAGGAGAAAattacagaaaaagaaaactggatcAAATCCATGGAAACAAAG ctgtGCAACCTCAGGAAGAAATTTGAAGGAAAACTTAAAGCCCAGGAGGAATACCTGAAAGAG aataaaatgctTAAGAAACAAATGGCAAAGGGGACTGCAAAATCCAGTCAACTTGAAACTGTG ATCCACAGTCTTCAGGAGGAGTTACAGAACCTTGAAAGACTGAATGAAGATGACCGTCAGAAATTGCTTCAGGATCTTGAGTCCAAATCAACCTTTGCAGCAGAGCTTGAGAATGAG GTACAGACGCTCAGATCAACAGCAGCGGAGGCCATCAAGAACAAGGAGGACACAGAACTCAAGTGTCAACATAAGATAGCAGATATGGTGGCACTGATGGAGAAACATAAG GGCCAGTATGACCGGATGGTTGAAGAAAAGGACGCAGAGCTTGATGAGATCAAGAAGAAAGAGATGGAGGCTGTTGCCCATAGGAAATCACTG GAGTTGGCTCTCACCAAGCAGAAGACAGATAATGATCAGCTGAAGCAACAGCTAAAGACAGAACTGGTAGAAAAG GATAACATGCAGAAGGAGCTGACTGAGCTGAAGAAAGAAATGCCATCAGTGAAAATAAATCAGCTCTCAGAAGCAAGAAACAAGCAG TCACCCACCTCAAACGAGAACCAAGGGAGATTTTCAGAGACTCCAAAAGAGAGGTCATCGAAGAGACACATATTTCACTTTTCCAAGGCCATGACAGTGTCCTCCCATAGCAAAGATGATGGAAGTGCTGCAGTTATGAAGAAAGCT GAGGATGGAGAATGGATTCAGGACACTGAATCTATCACAACATCACGTGGAACAACAGCAAAGACCAAT GAAATTCACAATGAAGAACTGAAAACCCCAAGACATGTCACAAACAGGGTTGGCAGAACCTCACAGATCAAA TCCTACAGAATAAGGACACCTCCTGCTGCTGAAAAGGCAGCGCAGTGGAAGAAGAGCACAATAGAGCTTGACCCCAAGTCTGACAGCTCTGATCAAAATGATCTCTTG ACCTTTGCAAGTACGCCGGCACCTAATTCTTCCACTTCACACTACAAACTCAACATCTACAAAAAG aTCAAGAGCCCTGTCACTCATAAATCACCAGGGAACTCCTTAAAGTTAGCTGCAGTGAAAAGGATGAGAGATGCTGGTTGGACTGCTGTTACCGgctgtgacaaaaaaaagaagactacCAGTGAGAAAATCTTTGGATAA
- the si:ch211-105j21.9 gene encoding sialomucin core protein 24-like isoform X2, which produces MATIFATLACYLLALSFVAAQTNLTVTPTITTPGLNLTHTTVTSSNSTVHVTVISNVTENTTPLTNTTRDNGTFTTTTTAATASTSHLQTSQPTTIMTPLTNSTSQMTTTAGNPTSTALTVPTIQTTAGYISTPDTTVITTANSSHTVNTTSDSMYRTTEGLGLNMSDKNMTILFSVVLGVFALALVGFMFHRCKHKIQYFHQPLHNTDDTDTFEADDDTLVISGGLYDGHPIYDNMPPDPPDQSQFRLEFLH; this is translated from the exons ATGGCTACCATCTTTGCCACACTGGCTTGTTACCTTCTGGCCCTCTCTTTTGTTGCGGCACAAACAAATTTGACTGTCACACCTACAATAACAACCCCTGGCTtaaacctgacacacacaacGGTAACTTCATCTAACTCTACTGTTCATGTAACTGTTATCTCAAACGTGACTGAGAACACGACTCCTTTAACCAACACGACCCGGGACAATGGAACATTCACCACGACTACAACAGCTGCGACTGCGAGCACAAGCCATCTCCAGACATCTCAGCCAACAACCATCATGACTCCACTAACAAACAGTACATCACAGATGACCACAACAGCTGGCAATCCAACATCTACTGCATTGACAGTGCCAACAATACAGACCACAGCAGGTTACATAAGCACACCTGATACTACAGTCATTACGACTGCAAATTCATCACACACTGTCAACACCACCTCAGATTCAATGTACAGAACCACAGAGG GTTTGGGACTAAACATGTCAGACAAGAACATGACTATTCTCTTTAGTGTTGTACTTGGAGTGTTTGCTCTGGCACTGGTTGGGTTCATGTTTCACAGATGCAAACATAAAATCCAGTACTTCCATCAACCTCTTCACAACACTGATGACACGG ATACGTTTGAGGCAGACGACGACACACTCGTAATTTCTGGAGGACTTTATGACGGCCATCCAATATACGACAACATGCCGCCAGACCCACCAGACCAATCTCAATTCCGCCTCGAGTTCCTTCATTAA
- the si:ch211-105j21.9 gene encoding sialomucin core protein 24-like isoform X1: MATIFATLACYLLALSFVAAQTNLTVTPTITTPGLNLTHTTVTSSNSTVHVTVISNVTENTTPLTNTTRDNGTFTTTTTAATASTSHLQTSQPTTIMTPLTNSTSQMTTTAGNPTSTALTVPTIQTTAGYISTPDTTVITTANSSHTVNTTSDSMYRTTEGLGLNMSDKNMTILFSVVLGVFALALVGFMFHRCKHKIQYFHQPLHNTDDTADTFEADDDTLVISGGLYDGHPIYDNMPPDPPDQSQFRLEFLH, from the exons ATGGCTACCATCTTTGCCACACTGGCTTGTTACCTTCTGGCCCTCTCTTTTGTTGCGGCACAAACAAATTTGACTGTCACACCTACAATAACAACCCCTGGCTtaaacctgacacacacaacGGTAACTTCATCTAACTCTACTGTTCATGTAACTGTTATCTCAAACGTGACTGAGAACACGACTCCTTTAACCAACACGACCCGGGACAATGGAACATTCACCACGACTACAACAGCTGCGACTGCGAGCACAAGCCATCTCCAGACATCTCAGCCAACAACCATCATGACTCCACTAACAAACAGTACATCACAGATGACCACAACAGCTGGCAATCCAACATCTACTGCATTGACAGTGCCAACAATACAGACCACAGCAGGTTACATAAGCACACCTGATACTACAGTCATTACGACTGCAAATTCATCACACACTGTCAACACCACCTCAGATTCAATGTACAGAACCACAGAGG GTTTGGGACTAAACATGTCAGACAAGAACATGACTATTCTCTTTAGTGTTGTACTTGGAGTGTTTGCTCTGGCACTGGTTGGGTTCATGTTTCACAGATGCAAACATAAAATCCAGTACTTCCATCAACCTCTTCACAACACTGATGACACGG CAGATACGTTTGAGGCAGACGACGACACACTCGTAATTTCTGGAGGACTTTATGACGGCCATCCAATATACGACAACATGCCGCCAGACCCACCAGACCAATCTCAATTCCGCCTCGAGTTCCTTCATTAA